Genomic DNA from Burkholderia vietnamiensis LMG 10929:
TCCGCGCCGGGCGACGCGAAGCTCGCCTTCCTGATCAAGAAGATTCCGGGCGGCGTGATGAGCACGTGGCTCGAGACGGCTCGCGCGGGCGACACACTCGAACTCGACGGGCCGCTCGGCAGCTTCTACCTGCGCGAGGTCGCGCGCCCGCTGCTGTTTCTCGCGGGCGGCACGGGGCTCGCGCCGTTCCTGTCGATGCTCGAGGTGCTCGCGCGCAGCGGCTCGCAGCAGCAGGTGCATCTCGTCTACGGCGTGACGCGCGATCTCGATCTGGTGTGCGTGGAGGCGCTCGACGCGTACGCGGCGCGGCTGCCGAACTTCACGTTCGCGACGGTGGTTGCGGATGCGGCGTCGAACCACGCGCGCAAGGGCTGGGTCACGCAGCACATTCCGGCCGATGCGCTGAACGACGGCGACGTGGACGTCTATCTGTGCGGGCCGCCGCCGATGGTCGACGCGGTGCGCGGGTATTTCGACGAGCAGCGCGTGACGCCGCGCAGTTTCCATTACGAGAAGTTCACGCCGAACGTGACGGCGAAGGCGGCATGATGATGCAACGATTCTCGGGCAAGGTCGTCGTCGTTACCGGCGCGGCACAGGGCATCGGCCGCGGCGTCGCATTGCGCGCGGCGGCCGAGGGCGGCAGCGTGCTGCTGGTCGATCGTGCCGAATTCGTCGCCGAGGTGGCCGCCGAAGCGCCGGAGGGCAGCGCGGCCGCATGCGTCGCCGATCTGGAAACCTACGACGGCGCGCGCGCGGCGATCGCGTGTGCGATCGCGGCGTTCGGCCGGATCGACGTGTTGATCAACGGCGTCGGCGGCGCGATCCGGATGCGGCCGTTCGCCGAGTTCGAGCCGGCGCAGATCGACGCGGAGATTCGCCGCTCGCTGATGCCGACGCTGTACAGCTGCCATGCGGTGCTGCCGCATATGGTCGAGGCGGGCGGCGGCACGATCGTCAACGTGTCGTCGAACGCGACGCGCGGGATTCGCCGCGTGCCGTATTCGGCCGCGAAGGGCGGCGTCAACGCGCTGACGGCGGCGCTCGCGATGGAATACGCGGAACACGGGATCCGCGTGGTCGCGACCGCGCCGGGCGGCACCACGGCGCCGCCGCGCCGCGTGCCGCGCAATGCGGCCGGCGACAGCGCGCAGGAACAGGCGTGGATGGCCGAGGCGGTGCGGCAGGTGACCGATTCGACTTTCTTCAAGCGCTACGGCACGCTCGACGAGCAGATCGCGCCGATCCTGTTCCTCGCTTCGGACGAAGCGAGTTACATCACCGGCACCGTGCTGCCGGTCGCCGGCGGCGATACGGGCTGAGCGGCGCCCGGTTAGGCGAGGCCGCGGCGCGCGTGCAGGCGCGCCGTGTTGCACTTCAACAGGAGGAGCGGCCGGCGCTGTGCGCCCGGCCACGGAGACACCGATGCGCAACCGCGAAGCGATCATCCCGGCCGGGATGGAAAGCGTGTACGACAGGATCGGCTACGCGCCGGCGATCAAGGTCGGCGATACCGTTTACGTGTCGGGGCAGATCGGACGCGACGCGGCGATGCAGCTGGTCGAAGGTCGTGAAGCGCAGATCGTGCAGGCGTTCGAAAACCTCAAGCGCGTGCTCGAGGCGGGCGGCGCGACGCTCGCCGACGTGGTCGACCTGACGACGTTCCATACCGACATGCGCGACCTGCCGCTGTTCATGCAGGTGCGCGACCGTTATTTCCATGCGCATCCGCGGCCGGCGTGGACGGCCGTCGGCGCGCACATGCTTGGCGGCGCGCCGGGTTACATCGTGGAGATCAAGGCGGTGGCGGTGGTGGAGCGGTGAGCGTGAGGGTCGCGACGTGGGAGGTCGTCGGCTGCTTGTATGTACGATTGCGCGTGCAGATTCAACCGGTCGATGCAACACACTAGAATCTGCGCAAGCAGTGGAGGTGTTGCAAATGAAGCAGAGGCCGAGGATCTACTATTCTGAGAGTCAGAAAGCACTCATGTGGGACCGCTGGCGTAAAGGTGAAACGATTCATCAAATTGCCAAACTGTTCGATCGGGGCCACTCTTCGATACAGCGGATTCTGTCAGAGGCCGGCGGCATCGAGCCTCCGCAAAGACGTCGCGCACCGCAGACATTGACGCTCGCGGAACGCGAGGAAATCTCTCGCTGCCTGGTGAGCGGATTATCGATTCGGTCTATTGCGGTCAAGCTGGGACGTGCTCCTTCCACGATCAGCCGCGAGCTGCAGCGCAACGGAGGCAGCCAAGGTTATCGAGCGAGCCGTGCGGATGAGCTCGCCTGGGATCGGGCACGTCGCCCAAAGATTTGCAAATTAGTGAGCAACCAGACGCTGGCGCGAGTTGTCGCTGCAAAGCTGAGGCTGCAGTGGTCCCCTGAGCAGATTTCTGGTTGGCTCAAGCATGCGTATGCCGTCAACAAGGACCATCTGGTGTCACACGAGACGATCTATCGGAGCCTCTATATTCAAGCCCGCGGTGCCCTGAAAAAGGAATTGCTTGAACACTTGCGACGCTCTCGAGCGATGCGCCGGTCTCGCCATCACACATTGAAAACCGAAGACCGCACGAACATTCGCGACGCTGTATCGATCAGTGAACGCCCCGCGACGGCGGAGGATCGCGCGATACCCGGGCACTGGGAAGGTGACTTGCTGTTTGGCAACGCGACCAGCCAGATTGCGACTCTTGTCGAACGTCAGAGTCGATACGTGATGCTGGTAAAAGTAGCCGGTAAGGATTCCGAGGCTGTGGTCAACGCGCTGATACGACACGCCAGCAAGTTACCTCGAGAACTATATAAATCGCTGACCTGGGACAGGGGCACGGAAATGGCTGATCACAAACGCTTTACCGTGGCGACCAAGATTCAGGTCTATTTCTGCGATCCGCAGAATCCGTGGCAACGCGGCTCGAATGAAAACATGAACGGACTGCTGAGGCAGTACTTCCCGAAAGGCACCGACCTCTCTGCCTATTCCCAAGCCCAACTCGACGCTGTAGCGAGGCGTCTCAACGAGCGTCCGCGTAAGACGCTAAACTTTGACACACCCGCCCAGCGGTTCCATCAATCTGTTGCATCGACCGGTTGAATCTGCACGCGACGCTGGCCAGTCGCGCGATGGAACCGAAGTAGCTGGCACGTCGGGCCGCGACGACGCAATGAGTCCGTTCGACTGCGTCACCGCGAGCAAGGCGATCGGAGATGGGCGTGAGTGAAGGTGAGCCGGCCTTGTGTCGACCCTTTCTCTCCCGCACGGCATCGCGGACGATGGATCGCCGCGCGTAACGCCTGACGTCCTGTTGCGAAGCCGAAGTCGAAGCCGACACCGACACCGACACCGACACCGACACCGACACCGACACCGACACCGACACCGACACCGACACCGACACCGACACCGACACCGACACCGACACCGACACCGACACCGACACCGACACCGACACCGACCTTGGCGCCACCCGATTCACCCCCCGCGCCGCCCCTAGCGATGAATCGCCGCACGCAATCGCCGGACGTCCTGTTCGGACACCGGCGCCGCGCGATTCCCCCACGCGCCGCGCACGTAGCTGACGACCGCGGCGATCTGGCTGCTCGTCAGCGCGTCGCGCATCGTCGGCATCCGCTCGACGGGGCCGTTCTTGCCGGGCGCCGGCTGCGCGCCTTCGACGACGATGCGGATCGTGCTGGTCGGATCTGCCGCCAGCACGACGGAGTTCCCTGCGAGCGCCGGTCCGCGATCGGCGGCGCCCATGCCGTCCGCGCCGTGGCACCGGGCGCAGAAGCCCGCGTACACGCCCGCGCCCGGCGCCAACTGGCCGCCTTCGGGGCGCGGTCCGGCCGCGGTCAGCCGCGGCACGCCGACGCCGAGCGGGTTCGTCGCGGCCGTCGATTGCGCGGGCAACGACTTGAGGTACACGGCGATCGCATGACGATCGCCGTCGGTCAGCAGCGTGGTGCTCTCGCCGACGACCGGCGCCATCGCGCCGAACACCGCGCCGCGCGCGGCGTGGCCGCTGCGCAGGAACGCGGCGACGTCGTCGGCCGACCAGCGGCCGAGGCCGTCCGGCGCCGCGCCGGTCAGGTTCGGCGCGAACCAGTGATCGTTGATGCCGCCGGTCAGGAACGCCGGGCTGCGCTCGTCGTAGCCGCGCTCGTTGTAGGCCGGCCCGCGCGGCGTATGGCACGCGCCGCAGTGGCCGAGCCCCTGCACCAGATACGCGCCGCGATTCCATTCCGCCGATTTCGACGGCTGCGGCGTGAAGCGGTCGCGGTTCGCGAACACCAGGCTCCATAGCGACAGCGCCCAGCGCTGGTTGAACGGAAACGGCAGCTCCGTACGCTTTGCCGTATTCGCGGACGGCGCGACGCCGCGCATGAAATACGCGTACAGCGCACGCACGTCGGCGTCGCTCAGGTGCGCGAACGACGGGTACGGCATCGCCGGATACAGCCGACTGCCGTCCGCGCGCACGCCGCGCCGCAGCGCGTCGTCGAACTGTCGCAGCGTGTAGTTGCCGATGCCGTGCGTCGTGTCGGGTGTGATGTTCGGCGCGTAGATCGGGCCGAACGGCGAATTGACCGGCTGCCCGCCCGCGTACGGCGTGTGGTCGGCCGCGTCGTGGCACGCGGAGCAATCGCCGGCGAGCGCGAGGTAACGGCC
This window encodes:
- the benC gene encoding benzoate 1,2-dioxygenase electron transfer component BenC, with the translated sequence MSTYQIALNFEDGVTRFIDCKAGEKVLDAAFRAKINLPMDCSDGVCGTCKCRAESGRYDLGDDYLDDALSDDEKAAGVVLTCQMVPQSDCVIAVPASSLACKTGHGAFAATVAKVEPHNDAAIVLELDVGAAAPVFLPGQYVNIGVPGSGQHRSYSFSSAPGDAKLAFLIKKIPGGVMSTWLETARAGDTLELDGPLGSFYLREVARPLLFLAGGTGLAPFLSMLEVLARSGSQQQVHLVYGVTRDLDLVCVEALDAYAARLPNFTFATVVADAASNHARKGWVTQHIPADALNDGDVDVYLCGPPPMVDAVRGYFDEQRVTPRSFHYEKFTPNVTAKAA
- the benD gene encoding benzoate diol dehydrogenase BenD — protein: MMMQRFSGKVVVVTGAAQGIGRGVALRAAAEGGSVLLVDRAEFVAEVAAEAPEGSAAACVADLETYDGARAAIACAIAAFGRIDVLINGVGGAIRMRPFAEFEPAQIDAEIRRSLMPTLYSCHAVLPHMVEAGGGTIVNVSSNATRGIRRVPYSAAKGGVNALTAALAMEYAEHGIRVVATAPGGTTAPPRRVPRNAAGDSAQEQAWMAEAVRQVTDSTFFKRYGTLDEQIAPILFLASDEASYITGTVLPVAGGDTG
- a CDS encoding RidA family protein — translated: MRNREAIIPAGMESVYDRIGYAPAIKVGDTVYVSGQIGRDAAMQLVEGREAQIVQAFENLKRVLEAGGATLADVVDLTTFHTDMRDLPLFMQVRDRYFHAHPRPAWTAVGAHMLGGAPGYIVEIKAVAVVER
- a CDS encoding IS30 family transposase, whose protein sequence is MKQRPRIYYSESQKALMWDRWRKGETIHQIAKLFDRGHSSIQRILSEAGGIEPPQRRRAPQTLTLAEREEISRCLVSGLSIRSIAVKLGRAPSTISRELQRNGGSQGYRASRADELAWDRARRPKICKLVSNQTLARVVAAKLRLQWSPEQISGWLKHAYAVNKDHLVSHETIYRSLYIQARGALKKELLEHLRRSRAMRRSRHHTLKTEDRTNIRDAVSISERPATAEDRAIPGHWEGDLLFGNATSQIATLVERQSRYVMLVKVAGKDSEAVVNALIRHASKLPRELYKSLTWDRGTEMADHKRFTVATKIQVYFCDPQNPWQRGSNENMNGLLRQYFPKGTDLSAYSQAQLDAVARRLNERPRKTLNFDTPAQRFHQSVASTG
- a CDS encoding c-type cytochrome, which codes for MALISYASFLLRRRRAALAAALCATLAACDMQQHDRALSGGEAADAASAVEAPEPASGWRFVRIAAAADAGASMSARVEEDSRLAQRQRAVVGASGGVALSAASFASSASSASSASSASSASSTSRASASLSPSSAPSASSASIASAASAASPTSSSRRPIVAAAAASADAATIARGRYLALAGDCSACHDAADHTPYAGGQPVNSPFGPIYAPNITPDTTHGIGNYTLRQFDDALRRGVRADGSRLYPAMPYPSFAHLSDADVRALYAYFMRGVAPSANTAKRTELPFPFNQRWALSLWSLVFANRDRFTPQPSKSAEWNRGAYLVQGLGHCGACHTPRGPAYNERGYDERSPAFLTGGINDHWFAPNLTGAAPDGLGRWSADDVAAFLRSGHAARGAVFGAMAPVVGESTTLLTDGDRHAIAVYLKSLPAQSTAATNPLGVGVPRLTAAGPRPEGGQLAPGAGVYAGFCARCHGADGMGAADRGPALAGNSVVLAADPTSTIRIVVEGAQPAPGKNGPVERMPTMRDALTSSQIAAVVSYVRGAWGNRAAPVSEQDVRRLRAAIHR